TATTATTGCTGCAATTAGCATTAAAGTTGAAGAGCCGGTTTTCGAATCGCAAACAAAAACCAAATTAGGCTCTAAAGATATTGGTCCTAATGGTCCTTCGGTTCGAAATTTTATTATAGATTTTGTTACTTCTAATTTGGATAATTATCTACATAAAAACCCTGAAGTAGCAGATATTCTTCATAAGAAAATATTAGAATCGGAAAAGGAACGTAAAGCCATTTCGGGAATTAAAAAAATAGCAAAAGAAAGAGCTAAAAAGGCAAATTTACACAATCGTAAACTTCGCGACTGCCGTACCCATTTTAATACAAAACACGAAGATAAATCGGATACTTCGATATTTATTACCGAGGGAGATTCGGCTAGTGGATCAATCACAAAATCGAGAAATGTAAATACTCAGGCAGTTTTTAGTTTAAAGGGAAAGCCCCTAAATACTTATGGGTTAACCAAAAAAATTGTATACGAAAACGAAGAATTTAACCTACTTCAGGCAGCCTTAAATATCGAGGATGGAATGGATGGCTTGCGTTATAACAATGTGATTATTGCTACCGATGCCGATGTTGATGGTATGCATATTCGTTTGTTATTAATAACTTTCTTTTTACAATTTTTCCCCGATTTAGTAAGAAGTGGCCATCTTTATATATTACAAACGCCACTATTCAGAGTAAGAAATAAACGCAAAACCTATTATTGTTACTCCGACGAAGAAAGAGATAAAGCAATAAAAAGATTAGGAGCTAAACCCGAAATTACCCGATTTAAAGGATTAGGTGAAATATCTCCCGATGAGTTTAAACACTTTATTGGAAAAGATATTCGATTAGATCCTGTTGTGATGAAGAAAGATGATTCTGTTTCAGGTATGTTAGAATTCTACATGGGAAAAAACACACCCAAACGACAGGATTTTATAATCAGTAATTTGCATGTTGAAAAAGATGAGGTGTAAACACATCTCATATGCTTGCAAGTAAAAAGCAATGTGCTTTCAAATCAAAACCTTTAACAATTAAACCCTAACTTCTCTATGAGTGAAGAGACACAAGATATGGAGACACCCGAGGAAATGGGAAACGACGTAAATGGCACTCAATCCGAGGCCTTACGAAATGTCACCTATCTTTCCGGAATGTATCAGGATTGGTTTCTTGATTATGCATCTTATGTTATTTTAGAACGTGCAGTACCCTATGTTAACGATGGCTTAAAACCTGTGCAACGTAGAATTTTACACGCCATGAAACAACTTGATGATGGTAGATATAATAAGGTGGCCAATATTATTGGTAACACCATGCAGTATCATCCTCATGGCGATGCATCGATTGGCGATGCTCTTGTGCAATTGGGACAAAAGGATTTGTTGATTGATACTCAGGGTAACTGGGGAAATATACTTACAGGAGATTCGTCGGCGGCTCCTCGTTACATTGAGGCCCGACTGTCGAAATTTGCTCTCGAAGTTTTATTTAATCCTAAAACTACCAACTGGAAACAATCTTACGATGGTAGAAATAAAGAACCTATTACTTTACCTGTAAAGTTTCCTTTATTATTAGCACAAGGAGTTGAAGGTATTGCAGTTGGATTGGCTTCTAAAATATTACCACATAATTTTAATGAACTTCTTCTGGCATGTATTGCTTATTTAAAAGGTGAAGAGTTTGAATTGTATCCCGATTTTCCAACCGCAGGAATGATTGAGGTGAGTCGTTATAATGACGGATTAAGAGGTGGAGCTGTTAAGGTGCGTGCAAAAATTGAAAAGGTTGATAATAAAACCTTAAAGATTACACAAATTCCTTATGGTAAGACTACGACTTCGGTTATCGACTCAATTATTAAGGCCAACGATAAAGGGAAAATTAAAATTAAAAAGATCGATGATAATACTGCCGCCGATGTTGAAATTTTGATTCATCTTGCAAGTGGTATTTCATCGGATAAAACAATAGATGCTCTTTATGCTTTTACCGATTGTGAAATTTCTATTTCCCCTAACGCATGCATAATTGAAAATGATGTACCTAAATTTATTGGCGTTGCCGAAATTTTAAGACGCTCGGCCGATAATACTGTTGCCTTATTAAAGCTAGAGCTAGAAATCCGCAAACGTGAACTAGAGGAAGCTTGGCATTATGCATCGCTCGAAAGAATTTTTATCGAAAAAAGAATTTATCGTGATATTGAAGAGTGTGAAACCTGGGAAGGAATTATAGAAACCATTGACGAAGGTTTAAAACCACACATAGAGCATTTAATGCGTGCTGTTACTCGCGATGATATAGTGAGATTAACAGAGATTAAAATTAAGAGAATATCAAAATTCGATATTGATAAAGCAAAAGATTATATTCAGTCGATAGAGGATGAAATTGCCGAAATTAATGTTCATATAGCCAATATTATTCCATTTACAATTCGATACTTTCAGGCCATTAAGAAAAAATATGGTAAAGGCAGAGAAAGAAAAACAGAGATTCGAAGCTTTGAAAGTATTGTTGCTACAAAAGTAGTTGTAGCAAACCAAAAATTGTATATCAATCGCGAAGAGGGTTTCATGGGAACCAGCCTTAAGAAAGATGAGTATGTTTGCGATTGCTCCGATATTGACGACATTATTGTGATTAGAAAAGACGGAACTTATTTTGTAAGTAAAGTGTCTGATAAATCATTTATTGGTAAAAATATTTTGCATGTAGCGGTATTTCGTAAAAACGATAAACGAACCATTTATAATGTTGCTTATCGCGACGGAAAAGGTGGAATTTGCTATGTAAAGCGTTTCTCGGTTACAAGCATAACCCGCGATAAGGAATACAATTTAACTAAGGGAACTCCAGGATCAAGAATTTTATATTTTACGGCAAATCCTAATGGAGAAGCAGAGGTAATAAGAGTGGTTTTAAAACCGAAACCCCGTTTAAAGAAATTAAATTTTGAGTTCGATTTTGCAGAATTGGCTGTAAAAGGACGTGCTTCGATGGGAAATATTTTATCTCGTAACGATGTACACAAAATTACATTGAAACATGAAGGTGTTTCTACTCTCGGAGGAAGAAAAATATGGTTCGATCCCGATGTGTTAAGGTTAAATACAGATCAGAGAGGAGATTTCCTTGGAGAATTTATGGGTGACGATAGAATTTTAGTAGTAAGCAGACCAGCTACTTTTCATTTTACAGGTTTTGATTTAAGCAATCATTACTCAAACAATATTAGTATTATTGAGAAATATCAAGCCGAAAAAATTTGGACAGCAGTATTCTACGATGCCGATCAGGAATACTATTACCTGAAACGATTTACAATGGAAGGGAATGGCAAGCCAGTAAGTTTTATTGGCGATAATCCAGATAATAAGTTGCTAATTTTAACAGAGGAGAAATATCCTAGGTTTGAGATTTTATATGGAGGAAAAAATGCCGATCGACCAAGTGAAATTATCGAAGGAGCCGAATTTATAGGCGTAAAATCATTCAAAGCAAGGGGTAAGCGTTTAAGTATTTACGAAATAGATAAAGTGAAAGAGCTTGATCCTATTCCGCGGGAAAATGAAATTACCGAAACAAAAGAATCGGAAGTATCTGCTGAAGATTCAAATGAGCAATCCGATAATAATTAAAAAAAAGAATTGAAACAGATGCTTCAGGTGTCTGTTTCTCAATTATATAAACTTATGCGAATATTTTTAGTAGGATATATGGGATCTGGTAAATCCAGATGGGGAAAAATGATCGCAGAATACTTCAATTACCGATTTATTGATTTAGATACACTTATCGAGGAGAGAGAAAATGCCAGTATTCCTCAGATATTTTCAAAGCATAAGGAAAGTGGATTCAGAAAATTAGAGACCGAAGCCTTACATTCCATTGGCAATACCGAAAATACAATTGTAGCAACAGGTGGTGGTGCCCCTTGCTTCGCTAACAATATGGAAATAATGAATAAACTGGGTATAACTTTATATATAGAGGGAAGTCCAGAATTGTTAAGAGATAGAATTACCAGCTCGAAAACAGAGCGTCCATTGGTAAAGAATTTTACACCAGATGAACTCCTGCAATACATTCAAGAACATTTGAATAGTCGCTTGCCTTTTTATAATCAGGCACAATATAAAATAGTGTCGGGGAATTTAGAACTGAATAATTTTATTGATTTACTAAAACCACTTATAGATTCTGTAAGTCGCTAATTTTAAATTCTTTTAAGCTGCTTAAGGTTTTGTTGGCAATTACAAATTTGTTTAGATTCGATGCATTTTTTTCTGGAACTGCAATACAAGTCATATTAGCAGCCAAAGCCGAAATAACTCCATTTAGAGAATCTTCAAAAACCAAACATTCGTTGGGTTTAGTATCGAGCATTTTTGCAGTTGAAATAAATGTTTGAGGATGAGGTTTGCCATATTCTTCAAATTCTGCAGAGTGAACTACTTCGAAATATTCTCTGATATTTAATTTGTCTAAAACCGATTCTATAATGCGCATTTTAGAAGAGGAAGCAAGCCCAATTTTTAGTGTCGATTGTTTAAAGGCATCCAATGTTTCTCGAACTCCACTTAAAGCTTCTCCTTTTTTGTTTACCAAACTAATTACATTATCAACAATATCAGAAACAACTTGTTCTTTCGATTTTTCCTGCCATTGCTCAATGTCCCACATTACATCTACTACTTCATCTATTCTTTTACCCATAAACTTTTCGAACATGGCTTTGTTGGTTTCTATTCCCAGCGAATTAAAAACTTTAGCTTCGCTTTCCTGCCAAAATGGTTCCGAATCAATTAACAAACCATCCATATCGAATATAACTGCTTTTATCATCTGGCAAAAATAGTCTTTTTTTTATGAGAGATTACCTAGTTAAAACGCCTTTTTGAGTGTTAATAATTGTTAAATATATGGAGGTTCAGGTAAATGGGGATCGATTTTTTTAAATTTGTTAGAAACCAAAAATTCTTATTTATTATGGATATTGTTGTTGAGCATTTAACTAAAAGATATGGTCCCCAAAAGGCTGTTGATAATGTATCTTTTCGTGTTAAAGCGGGTGAAGTTTTAGGCTTTTTAGGACCCAATGGTGCTGGAAAAACAACAACAATGAAAGCAATATCTTGTTACATAAGACCCGAAGAAGGCGATATTAAGATTGGAGGATATTCTATCCACGAACATCCCGAAATAATAAAAAAGAATATTGGCTACTTGCCCGAGAATAATCCCTTATACGAGGATATGAATATTATCGATTTTCTAGAGTTTATTGCTAAAATTCATGATATTCCTAAATATTTAATTCCCGAGCGAATTCTCGATATGGTTCGAACATGTGGATTAGAAGGTGAAAAACATAAATTAATTAGCGAATTATCAAAGGGATATCAGCAAAGAGTTGGATTAGCTCAGGCTTTAATTCACGATCCGGAAATATTAATCTTAGATGAGCCAACAACAGGGCTCGATCCTAATCAGATTGTTGAAATTAGAGAGTTAATTAAACGAATTGGGAAAGAAAAAACGGTAATTTTAAGTTCTCATATTTTAGCCGAGGTTGAGGCTACATGCGATCGTATATTAATAATTAATAATGGAAGAATAGTTGTTGATGGAACAGCCGAAACCTTACGAAAACAAGCTGCCGGAAATGAAATTATTAAACTGGGAATTCAAGGTGGAGATGTAAACGAAATATTTGAGAAATTGCTCGATATCGAAAGTATCGATTCAGTCGATTTTATTGATATTGATAAACAGTTATTCGAAATTCAATCTCAACCCGATAGCTCTTCGGTAAAAGCAATATTCGATGTTTGTGTTCAGAACAATTATTACATTTCGGAACTAACACCAACAGAAACAAAATTGGAAGATATTTTCCGAGAATTAACTCTTCATTAAATATTTATGAAGCAAATTTTACACATTGCAACACGAGAATTAAATTCATTTTTTGATTCACTAACAGCTTATGTATTAATAGTAATATTTTTAGGTTTTAGTGGTTTTTTTACCTGGATTTATGGTGCCGATGTCTTTTTTTTAGGGCAGGCAAATCTTAATACATTTTTTACAGTTGCTTACTGGAGTCTCTTTGTTTTTATTCCGGCCCTAACCATGCGATCAATAGCCGGAGAACTTAAAGCTGGTACACTAGAACTTTTGCTTACTAAGCCTGTTAGCGATTGGCAATTAATACTGGGTAAGTTTTTATCAACTTTATTGTTGATAATAATTGCATTGGCTCCTACCGTAATTTATTATTTTACACTTTGGTCAATTGGTCCAGTCGATCATTCTGCCATTTTACTCGGATATATAGGCTTATTACTTATGAGTATGGTTTATATTAGCATTGGTTTATTAACAAGTTGTTTATTTTCCAATCCTATTGTGGCTTCATTGTCTGCCTTATCGATAGGTATATTTTTTCATATTATTTTCGATGTTTTGGCAGCTAATTTCGTAGGATTTTTTGGGAACCTATTTAGTTACATGAGTTTATCAACACATTTCGAGTCAATTTCCAGAGGTGTTGTAGATACAAAAGATTTAATCTACTTTTTATCAATAGTATTTTTCTGTTTGTATAGCTCTAAGCAGATATTGTCTAATCGAAACTTAAAGATTTAATAGTTTGTGGCTATGTTTAAAAAGAGAAATATAATATACAGTATTCTTACTTTGGCAGGATTTGTAATTATCCTGAACTCTTTGTCTTCCATGTTCTTTTTGAGAGCCGATTTTACCGAAGATAAAAGGTATACCCTTGATAGGTCCACTAAAAGGATTCTAAGCGAGGTAAAGGAACCAATTATTATTACTTTATACATATCGGATGATTTGCCTCCAGATGTAAACAGAACTGTTCAGGATCTTAAAAATTTGCTAACCGAGTACAATCATTATAGCAGCAGAAAAATCGATTTTGAATACATCAATCCTAATAAGAATGCAGAGTTGGAGCAGAAAGCTGTAGAGGCTGGTATACATGCAGTTCCTCTCGAAATAAGACAAAAAGATCAGTTAAAAGTTCAGCGTGTATTTCTGGGTATGATAATTCAGGTGGGAGATAGGTCTGAGGTAATTCCGCTTATAAAACCAGGTATTGCCATGGAATATACTTTATCTACACTTATAAAGCGCCTTACCATAAGAGATAAAGCTCAAATTGGTTATATAACAGGACATGGAGAACCCGAACTAGAAGCCATTAGTCAGGTAGTTAGTGAGTTGTCTATATTGTACGATATTAAACCCATTCATCTTTTATCCGAACCAGATTTAAGTAAATATAAATCCTTGATGTTAATAGCTCCTTTGGCATCCATTTCAAGTACTCAGCTTGGTCGACTTGATAATTATCTGGATAAGGGTGGTCGTTTAATGATTGCCATGGAGCGGGTTAGAGGAATGTTAAATGATGGTATAGGTGTTAGTGTTTCTACAGGACTCGAGAAATGGCTCGAGAAAAAAGGCTTATATGTTGAAGATTCTTTTGTTGTAGATAAGCAATGCGGTACAGTAACTGTTAAGCAGCAAGGTTTTTTTTCTATCCCTCAGCAGGTTAATTTTCCTTTTCTTCCTGTTGTTTCGCGCTTCGAAAACCACAGTATAACCGATGGTATAGAAACTTTAATATTGCAATTTGCTAGTCCTATTAGCTTTGTTGGCGATACTATTTTAGAATATAAACCCTTAGCATATACTTCTAAAATTTCTGGTAAATTACGAGCACCCATAAGTTTTAATATTGGCAGAAGCTGGCGAACAAAAGATTTTCTTTATCCAGATTTAACATTGGCTGCAACTCTAAAAGGTCCTATGGGTAAGGGAGAGGAAGAAGGTAAAATTTGCCTGATTGGAGATGGTAATTTTATTGTAAACGGACTTGGGCAAAATAAGATATCTATTCAAAAAGATAATATTAACTTTTTTGCCAACGCAATAGATTGGCTTTCCGACGATTCAGGATTAATGAGTCTTAGAACTAAAGGAATAAGTTCACGTCCGTTAAATGGATTGTCCGATACAAAGGTATTTTTTATAAAATATTTTAATTTTCTAATTCCCTTATTGTTATTAATTACTTATGGTTTAATTCGTTTTAAGCGAAGTAGTATTCGTAGAACTAAACGAATGCGTTCTGGTTTTATAAAGTAAATAAGAGTAGGAAAGAACTGTTACCCGGCTTCTGGCAAACCGGGGAAGGTTATGCCAGAAGCTAATTAGCATATCAATGAATCGGGGAACAAATAAAATCAACAATGTTGATTTTTATTTATCGTAAGCAATTTAATTATATTAAACTTACTAATCAAAAATATTTACATATTAACAGATTTAATAATTAATATTTGGTTTGCAATAGTCAGATAATAAATATGTTATGTTCTTTGTGTGCAATTTAATTTAAAAAGCATTTAAATAGCACGACACTTAAACTTTAACAATAATTAAACAATAGCTTAAAAAAAGCAAAAAAAAATAGCGAAGAAAGTTCTTCGCTATTTGTATCTAAATATTTAACATTAACTCTTTGGTTTAATTTTTAGTTTTTGCCCAACTTTTAAGCTTTTGGCATTCGAAATATTATTTATTTTCATGATATCGTAATTAGAGATACCAGGGAATTTTTTTGCAATTGTCCAGAAGTTATCGCCTCGTCGTACTGTATAATAAACATACGAACCATTGTGTGATGATGTGTTTTTAACAGTACTTTTTGTTTTTGTAGCAACAGAAGAGGTAGTTTTGCCACGTGTAGCTTGCTTTTGTGCATAACTCATGCTATTAAAACTTTTGTAGTAACTTTCTTTCGATTTAGGTACGTAAACTACTAAATTCTGTCCTACCTTAATTAAGTTTCTTCTAATGTTGTTCCAATATCTTAAATCGGATGTTCTAATATGAAACCATGATGCAATTAATCCAACGGCATCGCCAGGTTTAACTTTGTAAAATACTTTAGCTTTTCCCTTAGGGGTTACATGAGCAAATTTTTGATATCTGTCTCGTGGATTAACAACTTTATCTCTCTGACTGAAATAATATTCTTTTTTATATGCAAAAATAGAATCTTGCATATCAATAAATTTAGATGTGTATTCCATTGGAATTTTCAATGCATAAGCTTTTTTGCCACCAGGAATAATATCTGCTCTGTATTGCGGATTTAGTTCTCTTAATTGTTCTTTTGGAATATTTATAACTTTTGAAACCTGATCGAAATGCAATGTTTCATCAATCATTAAAGTATCGCAGGCAACAGGTAAGCTCGATGGTTTAGGATATAAATTGTGTTCCTTGTGAAAATTAAAAGTATAAATAGCAGCAATAAAAGCTGGAACATATCCTCTTGTTTCTCTGGGCAAGCGATAATAAATATCCCAATAATTTCTTTTGCCTCCGCTACGGCGAATTGCTTTGTTTACGTTTCCTGGTCCGCAATTATAAGCAGCAATTACCAAATGCCAGTTGCCATACACTTTGTACATGTCTTTTAGATATTTTACTGCAGCGTAACTAGCTTTTACAGGATCTCTTCTTTCATCAACAAAGGAGTTAACATCTAGTTTATACATTTTTCCGGTGCCATACATAAATTGCCATAAACCGCTTGCTCCTGCTCTCGAAAGAGCTTTAGGGTTTAGTGCCGATTCAATAATTGGCAAGTATTTTAATTCCTGAGGAAGTCCTTCTTTATCCAGAATCTCTTCAAAAATTGGAAAATAATATTCCGACATTCCCATCATATATTCAACCTGCGATCTTCTTCGCTTAGAGTATAGTTCAATGTAATTTTTAACAATTTTATTGTACGATAAATCTATTAATGAAGGAATTTGGCTTAATCGATCAATATATATCGAGTCGGAAAGTTTTTCAGTAACTAATGCATTTTCATTTTTAGAGTATTCATTGGTTTTGTTCGAATGCCTAATGTACCAAAGGTGTAGTAAACTATCTAAGTTGTTCGAAAATGTAGTGTTAATACTATCGTTTAAATCGTATCTAACATCAACCTGATGAAGTTTTAAAAATGCAAGAGTGTCTGTTTCTGTTGTTGGAATATCAGTTTCGCTAACACTAACAACTGTATCAATTTCTGATAAAACATTGTTTGCAATTACTTCTTGTTCTGGTTTATTTTGTTCTGATATTGGCTTAATTGTGCTGCAAGCAAATGCAGTTCCCAATAAAATGCAGGGAATTAAAAAAGTCTTTCTTCTCATCTTATCTCTCTCTTCTTAAAATGTAATTTGACATCTGAAACCTAGCGAATTGCCCGAAAATGCTGAATAACTAACAGCAGGTTCAACTCTAATGCTTAAGTCTTCGTTTACGTTAAAATTAGTAAAATGGGCATCTATTGCCGCATCAACAATATTTAGTACGTAAACTGCGGCTAAAATGATATAGCTAAGATCACGATCGTGTTTAAAGGAGTCTTTTTTGTTTTGTAATTGTGTTTTAAACCAAGTATCGAAACTAGAGCTCGAGTTTTCAAAATCGTAGCCATCGGTATAAAGACTTTCGTAACTTTTAGAAGTAGGCTCTTCTATAGGAGTTTCTAAATCTTCCGATTGATATTTGTAATCGTAGTAGTTTGAATAATCAAGATACCCCGATTTGTATTTTTTAAAGTTTTTGGTGTTCCAATTTATGGCATAAATGGTTGCTCCTATACCAGCATATAGAATTGGTATTTTCCAGTATTTTTTGTTGTATGCTTGTCCTAATCCGGGTAGTATAACCGAATACATGGTTGCTTTATGAGGAGAACGAATTTTTACATTCGATTCAACTTGTTGTATGGTATCTGCCGTAAGATGTTGTGCAGAAACTTTAGTTGTTCCTGCAAACATTACGAAAAATACAACCCCAATTAATAAAAGCGGGCGTAATTTATTCAATTTTATGCAATTTAATTGTTTAACTATTTTACGAATTCATTTGATCCATAATTGCTAAAATGCGTTCAAGATCATCATCCGATTTAAAAGGAATAATAATTTTTCCTTTACCATTATTTGTTCTTTTAAGATCTATTTTTGTTTCGAAATGTTTCGATAAATGATCTTTTAACGATTCGTATTCTTTTGGAAGATTTATTTTAGAATTTTTCTTTTGTTCCTCTTTTTTACCTGTATTTATTGAACGAACCAATTCTTCCACTTTTCTTACCGAGTAATCATTTTCAACGGTTAATTGAAAAATATTAAGCTGCGATTTTGGGTCATCGACATTAACCAATGCCCTTGCATGTCCCATTAATAGTTTTTTTTCGCGAATTCCTTTTTGAATTTCAACGGGTAATCTTAGTAATCGTAAATAGTTAGATATGGTGGAGCGTTTTTTTCCTACTCGGTCCGATAAGCTTTCCTGAGTAAGTTTACACTCATCAATTAATCTTTGATAACTAATGGCAACTTCTATAGAGTCTAGATCTTCACGTTGGATATTCTCAACCAGTGCAAGCTCTAACATCTTATCGTCTTCGGCCAAACGAATATAAACAGGAACCTTGCTTAAACCTGCAATTTTAGCGGCTCTAAAACGTCTTTCTCCGGCAATTAGCTGAT
This genomic interval from uncultured Marinifilum sp. contains the following:
- a CDS encoding DNA topoisomerase IV subunit B, with amino-acid sequence MTAKYSEDSIRTLDWKEHIRKRPGMYIGKLGDGSSHDDGIYILLKEVIDNSIDEFAMGIGKSIEVGIADRKVTVRDYGRGIPLGKVIDVTSKMNTGAKYDSKAFKKSVGLNGVGIKAVNALSDDFVIESFREGEVKKAQFKRGVLVQEDEIKPSEEKNGVKITFHPDEEMFLNYRFISEYIESMLKNYVYLNAGLSIYFNGQRFLSKHGLLDLLNDNMNSEPLYDIVHLQGEDIEIALTHGRQYGEEYYSFVNGQHTTQGGTHLAAFREAVVKTIRDFYKKDFDTSDIRTSIIAAISIKVEEPVFESQTKTKLGSKDIGPNGPSVRNFIIDFVTSNLDNYLHKNPEVADILHKKILESEKERKAISGIKKIAKERAKKANLHNRKLRDCRTHFNTKHEDKSDTSIFITEGDSASGSITKSRNVNTQAVFSLKGKPLNTYGLTKKIVYENEEFNLLQAALNIEDGMDGLRYNNVIIATDADVDGMHIRLLLITFFLQFFPDLVRSGHLYILQTPLFRVRNKRKTYYCYSDEERDKAIKRLGAKPEITRFKGLGEISPDEFKHFIGKDIRLDPVVMKKDDSVSGMLEFYMGKNTPKRQDFIISNLHVEKDEV
- a CDS encoding DNA gyrase/topoisomerase IV subunit A; amino-acid sequence: MSEETQDMETPEEMGNDVNGTQSEALRNVTYLSGMYQDWFLDYASYVILERAVPYVNDGLKPVQRRILHAMKQLDDGRYNKVANIIGNTMQYHPHGDASIGDALVQLGQKDLLIDTQGNWGNILTGDSSAAPRYIEARLSKFALEVLFNPKTTNWKQSYDGRNKEPITLPVKFPLLLAQGVEGIAVGLASKILPHNFNELLLACIAYLKGEEFELYPDFPTAGMIEVSRYNDGLRGGAVKVRAKIEKVDNKTLKITQIPYGKTTTSVIDSIIKANDKGKIKIKKIDDNTAADVEILIHLASGISSDKTIDALYAFTDCEISISPNACIIENDVPKFIGVAEILRRSADNTVALLKLELEIRKRELEEAWHYASLERIFIEKRIYRDIEECETWEGIIETIDEGLKPHIEHLMRAVTRDDIVRLTEIKIKRISKFDIDKAKDYIQSIEDEIAEINVHIANIIPFTIRYFQAIKKKYGKGRERKTEIRSFESIVATKVVVANQKLYINREEGFMGTSLKKDEYVCDCSDIDDIIVIRKDGTYFVSKVSDKSFIGKNILHVAVFRKNDKRTIYNVAYRDGKGGICYVKRFSVTSITRDKEYNLTKGTPGSRILYFTANPNGEAEVIRVVLKPKPRLKKLNFEFDFAELAVKGRASMGNILSRNDVHKITLKHEGVSTLGGRKIWFDPDVLRLNTDQRGDFLGEFMGDDRILVVSRPATFHFTGFDLSNHYSNNISIIEKYQAEKIWTAVFYDADQEYYYLKRFTMEGNGKPVSFIGDNPDNKLLILTEEKYPRFEILYGGKNADRPSEIIEGAEFIGVKSFKARGKRLSIYEIDKVKELDPIPRENEITETKESEVSAEDSNEQSDNN
- a CDS encoding shikimate kinase: MRIFLVGYMGSGKSRWGKMIAEYFNYRFIDLDTLIEERENASIPQIFSKHKESGFRKLETEALHSIGNTENTIVATGGGAPCFANNMEIMNKLGITLYIEGSPELLRDRITSSKTERPLVKNFTPDELLQYIQEHLNSRLPFYNQAQYKIVSGNLELNNFIDLLKPLIDSVSR
- the hxpB gene encoding hexitol phosphatase HxpB; this encodes MIKAVIFDMDGLLIDSEPFWQESEAKVFNSLGIETNKAMFEKFMGKRIDEVVDVMWDIEQWQEKSKEQVVSDIVDNVISLVNKKGEALSGVRETLDAFKQSTLKIGLASSSKMRIIESVLDKLNIREYFEVVHSAEFEEYGKPHPQTFISTAKMLDTKPNECLVFEDSLNGVISALAANMTCIAVPEKNASNLNKFVIANKTLSSLKEFKISDLQNL
- a CDS encoding ATP-binding cassette domain-containing protein — protein: MDIVVEHLTKRYGPQKAVDNVSFRVKAGEVLGFLGPNGAGKTTTMKAISCYIRPEEGDIKIGGYSIHEHPEIIKKNIGYLPENNPLYEDMNIIDFLEFIAKIHDIPKYLIPERILDMVRTCGLEGEKHKLISELSKGYQQRVGLAQALIHDPEILILDEPTTGLDPNQIVEIRELIKRIGKEKTVILSSHILAEVEATCDRILIINNGRIVVDGTAETLRKQAAGNEIIKLGIQGGDVNEIFEKLLDIESIDSVDFIDIDKQLFEIQSQPDSSSVKAIFDVCVQNNYYISELTPTETKLEDIFRELTLH
- a CDS encoding ABC transporter permease subunit translates to MKQILHIATRELNSFFDSLTAYVLIVIFLGFSGFFTWIYGADVFFLGQANLNTFFTVAYWSLFVFIPALTMRSIAGELKAGTLELLLTKPVSDWQLILGKFLSTLLLIIIALAPTVIYYFTLWSIGPVDHSAILLGYIGLLLMSMVYISIGLLTSCLFSNPIVASLSALSIGIFFHIIFDVLAANFVGFFGNLFSYMSLSTHFESISRGVVDTKDLIYFLSIVFFCLYSSKQILSNRNLKI
- a CDS encoding Gldg family protein; translated protein: MFKKRNIIYSILTLAGFVIILNSLSSMFFLRADFTEDKRYTLDRSTKRILSEVKEPIIITLYISDDLPPDVNRTVQDLKNLLTEYNHYSSRKIDFEYINPNKNAELEQKAVEAGIHAVPLEIRQKDQLKVQRVFLGMIIQVGDRSEVIPLIKPGIAMEYTLSTLIKRLTIRDKAQIGYITGHGEPELEAISQVVSELSILYDIKPIHLLSEPDLSKYKSLMLIAPLASISSTQLGRLDNYLDKGGRLMIAMERVRGMLNDGIGVSVSTGLEKWLEKKGLYVEDSFVVDKQCGTVTVKQQGFFSIPQQVNFPFLPVVSRFENHSITDGIETLILQFASPISFVGDTILEYKPLAYTSKISGKLRAPISFNIGRSWRTKDFLYPDLTLAATLKGPMGKGEEEGKICLIGDGNFIVNGLGQNKISIQKDNINFFANAIDWLSDDSGLMSLRTKGISSRPLNGLSDTKVFFIKYFNFLIPLLLLITYGLIRFKRSSIRRTKRMRSGFIK
- a CDS encoding transglycosylase SLT domain-containing protein; its protein translation is MRRKTFLIPCILLGTAFACSTIKPISEQNKPEQEVIANNVLSEIDTVVSVSETDIPTTETDTLAFLKLHQVDVRYDLNDSINTTFSNNLDSLLHLWYIRHSNKTNEYSKNENALVTEKLSDSIYIDRLSQIPSLIDLSYNKIVKNYIELYSKRRRSQVEYMMGMSEYYFPIFEEILDKEGLPQELKYLPIIESALNPKALSRAGASGLWQFMYGTGKMYKLDVNSFVDERRDPVKASYAAVKYLKDMYKVYGNWHLVIAAYNCGPGNVNKAIRRSGGKRNYWDIYYRLPRETRGYVPAFIAAIYTFNFHKEHNLYPKPSSLPVACDTLMIDETLHFDQVSKVINIPKEQLRELNPQYRADIIPGGKKAYALKIPMEYTSKFIDMQDSIFAYKKEYYFSQRDKVVNPRDRYQKFAHVTPKGKAKVFYKVKPGDAVGLIASWFHIRTSDLRYWNNIRRNLIKVGQNLVVYVPKSKESYYKSFNSMSYAQKQATRGKTTSSVATKTKSTVKNTSSHNGSYVYYTVRRGDNFWTIAKKFPGISNYDIMKINNISNAKSLKVGQKLKIKPKS
- a CDS encoding DUF5683 domain-containing protein, producing MNKLRPLLLIGVVFFVMFAGTTKVSAQHLTADTIQQVESNVKIRSPHKATMYSVILPGLGQAYNKKYWKIPILYAGIGATIYAINWNTKNFKKYKSGYLDYSNYYDYKYQSEDLETPIEEPTSKSYESLYTDGYDFENSSSSFDTWFKTQLQNKKDSFKHDRDLSYIILAAVYVLNIVDAAIDAHFTNFNVNEDLSIRVEPAVSYSAFSGNSLGFRCQITF